One genomic window of Moorella glycerini includes the following:
- a CDS encoding FadR/GntR family transcriptional regulator, protein MVLDQARIPNGGMLTNGITSEIIQRLLEDIRARKYAPGDKLPSERELCARFSAGRGSVREALRVLQAMGLIRVISGKGTYIADKREGEGNFYALWNSVYPIPIQDLVEARFAIEPLAAAMAAVRGHDRDLSFLAETLRAMEQSAEVDRLEKRVEADVQFHMGILRLAGNTLFIDLFQNIDSMLRDSRRISLLLPERVGRVRDFHRRIYQAIEAGDACSAYSAMWQHLDAFRQDMNIEIDFAHLAPPSLKGTSTQNGR, encoded by the coding sequence ATGGTTTTAGATCAGGCTAGGATTCCCAATGGCGGTATGCTTACAAATGGAATCACGTCAGAAATTATTCAACGTCTTCTGGAAGATATTCGCGCCCGGAAATATGCCCCGGGGGATAAACTGCCTTCAGAACGTGAACTGTGCGCCAGGTTTTCAGCCGGCAGGGGCTCTGTACGAGAGGCCCTGCGGGTGCTTCAGGCCATGGGCCTCATCCGGGTGATCAGTGGCAAGGGCACCTACATTGCGGACAAACGGGAAGGTGAGGGCAATTTCTACGCCTTGTGGAACTCGGTATACCCCATTCCAATCCAGGATCTGGTGGAAGCCAGGTTTGCTATCGAACCCCTCGCGGCCGCCATGGCCGCTGTAAGGGGTCATGACCGGGACCTCAGCTTCCTGGCGGAGACGCTGCGCGCTATGGAACAAAGCGCTGAGGTCGACCGTTTGGAGAAACGGGTGGAGGCTGATGTCCAGTTCCATATGGGCATCTTGCGCCTGGCGGGGAACACCCTGTTTATTGACCTTTTCCAGAATATCGACTCCATGCTCCGCGATAGTCGCCGCATCAGTTTGCTTCTTCCAGAACGCGTGGGCCGGGTGCGTGATTTCCACCGGCGGATCTACCAAGCCATCGAGGCCGGTGATGCTTGCTCTGCTTACAGTGCCATGTGGCAGCACCTGGATGCTTTCCGGCAGGACATGAATATCGAAATCGACTTCGCTCATCTGGCTCCCCCGTCGCTCAAGGGAACTTCAACACAAAATGGGAGGTAA